One window of Desulfobacca acetoxidans DSM 11109 genomic DNA carries:
- a CDS encoding sigma-70 family RNA polymerase sigma factor, with protein MDRDYIDKIIHLGKEKGGYLTYDNLNELIPSDIIDPTEIKEVFDSLQEEEIEVVDSIEDVSYPSMELTEETGEAEIEEAFDTEEVPEQEGIVAAYFREMLRYSVLTPEEEKELGRIIKNGQETILRLVSLVRSDHEEVCYLQSKVRDWFQNEEKTAQAKEKLFRFINRTLKEVLRHYPNAEEIKQLAKKIREKENEVVRARDEMIKANLRLVVSIAKKYLHRGLSFSDLIQEGNLGLMKAVTRYDYTTGYRLSTFASWWIRQTITRAIYDKTRTIRIPVHLQEIRNRCYRAFYDLLKELGREPLLKEIAERSGVPEDKILVVTNLSDEPISLETPVGDEGDRLGDFIRNDQAISPFDSIISSELSEKTDAILSTLTPREEKIMKMRFGIGAEVEHTLEEIGREFKVSRERIRQIEKKALKRLKHPTRKATLEDFLE; from the coding sequence ATGGATAGAGATTATATAGACAAAATTATCCACTTGGGGAAGGAAAAAGGCGGCTACCTTACCTACGACAACCTGAATGAGCTGATCCCTTCGGATATCATTGATCCCACTGAGATTAAAGAGGTCTTTGATTCCCTGCAGGAGGAGGAGATTGAGGTAGTCGACAGTATTGAGGACGTCTCTTACCCCAGTATGGAACTGACTGAAGAGACCGGGGAAGCGGAGATTGAAGAGGCCTTCGATACTGAAGAGGTGCCAGAGCAGGAGGGTATCGTCGCGGCCTATTTCCGGGAGATGTTGCGGTATTCGGTTCTCACCCCTGAGGAAGAGAAAGAGTTGGGCCGCATCATCAAAAATGGCCAGGAAACCATCCTCAGGTTGGTGAGTCTGGTTCGCTCGGATCATGAAGAGGTCTGTTATCTGCAGTCCAAGGTACGGGATTGGTTCCAAAACGAGGAAAAAACGGCTCAAGCCAAGGAAAAGCTCTTCCGTTTCATTAATCGGACTTTAAAGGAAGTTTTACGGCATTATCCCAACGCTGAAGAAATCAAGCAGTTGGCCAAAAAGATTAGAGAGAAAGAGAATGAAGTGGTGCGGGCGCGTGATGAAATGATCAAAGCCAACCTGCGTTTGGTGGTGAGTATTGCCAAGAAATACCTGCATCGCGGCCTGAGTTTTTCCGATCTCATTCAGGAAGGCAATCTGGGTCTGATGAAGGCCGTTACGCGCTATGATTACACTACCGGCTATCGACTGAGCACCTTCGCCTCCTGGTGGATTCGGCAGACCATAACGCGGGCGATTTACGATAAGACCCGCACTATCCGGATTCCGGTGCATCTCCAAGAGATTCGCAATCGCTGCTACCGGGCTTTTTATGATCTGCTCAAGGAGTTGGGCCGCGAACCGTTGCTCAAAGAGATTGCCGAGCGCTCTGGTGTGCCGGAAGATAAAATTCTCGTAGTGACTAATTTATCTGATGAACCCATCTCCCTGGAGACCCCTGTGGGAGATGAAGGCGACCGGTTAGGAGATTTCATCCGTAACGATCAGGCGATTTCTCCTTTTGACTCAATCATCAGTTCAGAGTTGTCTGAAAAAACGGATGCTATATTGTCGACCTTAACCCCCCGGGAAGAAAAGATCATGAAGATGCGTTTCGGTATCGGGGCGGAAGTAGAACATACTTTGGAGGAAATCGGCCGGGAATTTAAAGTTTCGCGGGAGCGCATCCGTCAGATAGAAAAGAAAGCCCTCAAGCGTCTCAAACATCCCACCCGGAAAGCTACTCTGGAGGATTTCCTGGAGTAA
- a CDS encoding 3'-5' exoribonuclease YhaM family protein produces the protein MAHEFVVNLKEGIDIQQFFIVRQVEERLTRKGEPYLAMVLADKSGAIPCKVWSNVRQEFPGSFQTGDYVGVVGRVESYNGELQLNIKKIWTLEQILQVKKEAKDFDASLLHACTAYDRQQMWGELEDLVQEHLTGPLRDLVQRLMSDHAEAWQAAPAARHNHHAYFGGLLEHTWFVGRLAQQVAAFYPDINRELALAGAILHDIGKLKELAKPYSPEYTTVGQLLGHIVLGLEMIRQTATAIEFPDPELLLQLEHIIISHHGYQEFGSPTPPKTREALMVYFLDDLDAKLKMFEQHLKADTSERRFTAYHRLLQRELYKAIEEPGEPAEEQEMGDIN, from the coding sequence ATGGCCCATGAATTTGTGGTCAACCTGAAAGAAGGAATAGATATCCAGCAGTTTTTTATCGTGCGGCAAGTCGAGGAACGTCTGACTCGCAAAGGGGAGCCTTATCTAGCGATGGTGCTGGCCGATAAAAGCGGGGCTATCCCCTGCAAGGTCTGGTCGAATGTGCGCCAGGAATTCCCGGGTTCTTTCCAGACCGGGGATTATGTGGGAGTGGTGGGGAGAGTTGAATCGTATAACGGCGAATTACAACTTAACATTAAGAAAATCTGGACCTTGGAGCAGATTTTACAGGTCAAAAAAGAGGCCAAAGATTTTGATGCCTCCCTGCTCCACGCCTGCACCGCATATGACCGGCAGCAGATGTGGGGAGAGTTGGAGGATTTAGTGCAAGAGCACCTGACCGGGCCGCTGCGGGATCTGGTCCAACGTCTGATGTCTGATCATGCCGAGGCGTGGCAGGCAGCCCCTGCGGCCCGTCACAACCACCATGCTTATTTCGGAGGATTGCTGGAACATACCTGGTTTGTGGGCCGATTGGCGCAGCAGGTGGCGGCTTTTTACCCCGATATAAATCGGGAACTAGCTCTGGCCGGGGCCATCTTACACGACATCGGCAAGCTCAAGGAACTGGCCAAGCCCTACTCACCGGAGTACACCACCGTCGGCCAGCTTCTGGGGCATATTGTCCTCGGATTGGAGATGATCCGGCAGACAGCCACAGCAATAGAGTTTCCCGATCCGGAGCTGCTGCTGCAATTGGAACATATTATAATATCCCACCACGGCTATCAGGAGTTCGGTTCACCCACTCCACCCAAGACCCGGGAGGCCCTGATGGTCTATTTTTTGGATGACCTTGACGCCAAACTCAAGATGTTTGAACAACATCTCAAGGCTGATACCTCCGAACGCCGCTTTACCGCCTACCACCGCCTCCTCCAGCGTGAACTCTACAAAGCAATCGAGGAACCCGGGGAACCCGCAGAAGAACAGGAGATGGGAGATATTAATTAA
- a CDS encoding universal stress protein: MFKKILVPLDGSDLAAKILPQVEELAKMCGAQVTLITVGSSGIDLAGVASPEVFQTAAEHDKRASERYLQKVTGDLQGKGLTVNWAYLQGMPAQAIIKYADDNDVDLIALATHGKGEVAWVLGSTAEKVVSHATAPVLLIRVIEFKPPLLKEEFFMGA, encoded by the coding sequence ATGTTTAAGAAGATTTTGGTTCCTTTGGATGGTTCGGACCTGGCGGCAAAGATTCTGCCCCAGGTAGAAGAACTGGCAAAAATGTGTGGCGCCCAGGTGACTCTGATCACGGTAGGATCTTCCGGGATCGATCTGGCGGGAGTGGCTAGCCCAGAGGTTTTCCAGACAGCAGCCGAACATGATAAACGGGCTTCAGAGCGGTACTTACAAAAGGTCACCGGCGATCTGCAAGGTAAAGGCCTGACGGTAAACTGGGCCTATTTACAAGGTATGCCAGCCCAGGCAATCATCAAGTATGCGGATGACAATGATGTTGATCTTATTGCCCTTGCCACCCACGGCAAGGGTGAAGTTGCCTGGGTGTTGGGCAGCACCGCGGAAAAAGTGGTGAGCCATGCCACTGCGCCGGTATTGTTGATCCGAGTCATCGAGTTCAAACCGCCATTGCTGAAAGAGGAATTTTTCATGGGGGCCTAG
- a CDS encoding LpxI family protein codes for MNLQKEAWRLLMSGKIGLIAGKNKFPLIFTQAAQKQGLEVVAVAHHGETDPALEQMVSALKWVYVGQLGKIIRFFQQAGVSQAVMAGGITKGRLFTHLRPDWRALKIIRRVGQARDDGILRALADELESEGITIVSPTLFLEELLAPAGVLSRRRPSAGEQRDIRFGWSIAKEIGKLDIGQCVVVRRQAVLALEAIDGTDATIRRGGLLAGEGAVVVKVSKPGQDLRFDVPAVGVETIQVMREVKASVLALEAGKTLVFDRDAMLHLADQAKIAVVGLSL; via the coding sequence TTGAATCTTCAGAAAGAGGCCTGGCGCCTATTGATGTCCGGGAAAATCGGTCTCATCGCGGGAAAGAATAAATTTCCCCTGATATTTACCCAAGCTGCACAAAAACAGGGTCTAGAGGTAGTAGCGGTCGCCCATCATGGCGAGACCGATCCGGCCCTGGAGCAGATGGTCAGCGCCCTAAAATGGGTGTATGTAGGTCAGTTGGGGAAGATAATCCGATTTTTTCAACAGGCCGGCGTCAGTCAGGCGGTTATGGCCGGCGGCATTACCAAAGGCCGACTCTTCACCCACCTGAGGCCCGATTGGCGTGCCCTTAAGATTATCCGCCGGGTAGGTCAGGCCCGCGATGATGGCATCCTGCGGGCCCTGGCTGACGAATTGGAAAGTGAAGGCATTACCATTGTTTCGCCTACACTATTTCTAGAGGAACTGCTGGCTCCGGCTGGCGTTCTCAGCCGACGGCGGCCATCGGCTGGCGAGCAACGGGATATCCGGTTCGGCTGGTCTATCGCCAAAGAAATCGGCAAGCTGGATATCGGCCAGTGCGTCGTCGTCCGCCGCCAGGCCGTGCTTGCCCTGGAGGCCATCGACGGCACTGATGCTACCATCCGCCGGGGCGGTCTATTGGCCGGTGAGGGGGCGGTGGTGGTGAAAGTCAGTAAACCAGGGCAGGATTTGCGTTTTGATGTCCCGGCCGTAGGCGTGGAGACTATTCAGGTTATGAGGGAGGTCAAGGCGAGCGTTCTAGCCCTGGAAGCGGGCAAAACCCTTGTCTTTGATCGCGATGCCATGCTGCACTTGGCCGATCAGGCGAAAATTGCCGTTGTCGGCCTGAGCCTGTAA
- the lpxA gene encoding acyl-ACP--UDP-N-acetylglucosamine O-acyltransferase: protein MPDVHSSAIVHSDAQLAAGVSVGPYSIIDANVVIGADTKVGPHVVIRPYTTIGERCNIFQFAVIGEIPQDLKFQGEETRLVIGNDNTIREFATLHRGTAGGGGLTQVGDGNLLMAYTHVAHDCSVGNHVIMSNAATLAGHISVDDHAIIGGLSAIHQFCQIGAYAFVGGCSAVARDIPPFCMAIGNRAKIVGLNLVGLKRHGFTSATLEALKSAYEILFASGLTLKEGIVQVRQRFPAEPAIHKMLQFLESSERGLAPIDVRENRSHRGKE, encoded by the coding sequence ATGCCTGATGTTCATTCCAGTGCCATCGTTCATTCAGATGCCCAATTGGCCGCCGGGGTGAGCGTGGGGCCTTACAGCATCATCGACGCCAACGTTGTCATCGGAGCCGATACGAAGGTCGGTCCTCATGTCGTCATTCGGCCATATACCACGATTGGCGAGCGCTGTAACATCTTTCAGTTTGCCGTCATCGGCGAAATTCCTCAGGATCTGAAGTTTCAGGGTGAGGAAACCAGGCTTGTTATCGGCAACGACAATACTATCCGGGAATTTGCTACCCTGCACCGGGGTACCGCTGGCGGCGGCGGCCTGACCCAGGTCGGGGACGGCAATCTGCTGATGGCCTATACCCACGTTGCCCATGACTGCTCGGTGGGCAATCACGTCATCATGTCTAATGCTGCTACTCTGGCAGGACATATCTCAGTGGATGACCATGCGATTATCGGGGGGCTGTCTGCTATCCATCAGTTCTGCCAGATCGGAGCCTATGCCTTTGTCGGCGGCTGCTCGGCAGTGGCTCGGGACATTCCTCCCTTTTGCATGGCCATCGGCAACCGCGCCAAAATTGTCGGCCTTAATTTAGTCGGGTTAAAGCGGCACGGATTTACGAGTGCCACCTTAGAGGCGTTGAAATCTGCCTATGAAATCCTGTTTGCCTCCGGCTTGACCCTGAAAGAAGGAATAGTTCAGGTCCGGCAGCGGTTTCCGGCAGAGCCGGCCATCCACAAGATGCTGCAATTCCTTGAATCTTCAGAAAGAGGCCTGGCGCCTATTGATGTCCGGGAAAATCGGTCTCATCGCGGGAAAGAATAA
- the fabZ gene encoding 3-hydroxyacyl-ACP dehydratase FabZ, with translation MTQPDQLAVEDIMHYLPHRYPFLLVDRILQVTPGKFIKGLKNVTLNEPFFQGHFPGRPVMPGVLICEAMAQVGGVLAYMSTQAHLEKKLYFFVGMDKVRFRRPVVPGDQLIMEMTTIRGGKKVWKMLGKALVEDNVVAEGEFMAALSREESPADA, from the coding sequence ATGACGCAGCCTGATCAATTGGCCGTGGAAGACATCATGCACTATCTTCCACATCGTTATCCTTTTCTGCTTGTAGACCGGATACTTCAGGTAACGCCGGGAAAGTTCATCAAGGGCTTGAAGAACGTTACCCTGAATGAACCTTTTTTTCAGGGGCATTTTCCTGGTCGTCCGGTGATGCCCGGAGTTCTCATCTGCGAAGCCATGGCCCAGGTAGGAGGCGTCCTGGCCTATATGTCCACTCAGGCGCATCTGGAAAAGAAATTGTATTTTTTTGTCGGGATGGACAAAGTCCGCTTTCGGCGACCGGTGGTTCCTGGAGACCAGCTTATTATGGAGATGACTACCATCCGGGGCGGGAAAAAGGTCTGGAAGATGCTCGGCAAGGCGTTGGTCGAGGACAACGTCGTTGCCGAAGGGGAATTTATGGCCGCTTTGAGTCGGGAGGAGAGTCCTGCAGATGCCTGA
- the lpxD gene encoding UDP-3-O-(3-hydroxymyristoyl)glucosamine N-acyltransferase gives MTKTLKELAQLVGGECRGPEDLPLSGINAIDQAGPHEITFVTRPKFARRVEQSRAGAFIVSPHLGHLGRPLLITDDPYLAYAKIAEVFAPPLWRWPGVSNQAYLGNACRLGEQVSIAPFVWIGDNVSLGDRAILLPGVVVGNGVSIGADVVLHPNVTIRDGCTIGNRVIIHGGAVIGADGFGFAPDRESFHKIPQLGSVVIEDDVEIGANCTIDRGALGDTRICRGVKIDNLVQVAHNVVIGENSIIVAQVGISGSTQVGRNVMLAGQVGLVGHITIGDGVRIGAQSGVSNSVPAGQTVMGSPVLPHGEFLRMITVQKKLPEMYNRIKVLEKQVAKLSLALAKE, from the coding sequence ATGACTAAGACGCTAAAAGAATTGGCCCAATTGGTGGGAGGCGAATGTCGGGGCCCGGAAGACCTCCCTCTGAGCGGCATTAACGCCATCGATCAGGCCGGACCGCATGAGATCACCTTTGTGACGCGTCCGAAATTTGCCAGGCGGGTGGAACAGAGCCGTGCTGGGGCTTTTATTGTCTCACCCCACCTGGGCCATCTCGGACGCCCGTTGCTTATTACCGACGACCCATATCTGGCCTATGCCAAGATTGCCGAAGTTTTTGCCCCGCCCCTGTGGCGCTGGCCTGGCGTCAGCAACCAGGCCTACCTGGGAAATGCCTGTCGTTTGGGAGAGCAGGTGTCTATCGCTCCCTTTGTCTGGATCGGTGATAACGTCAGTCTGGGCGATCGCGCTATTCTCCTGCCTGGGGTGGTGGTCGGTAACGGAGTGAGTATCGGCGCCGACGTGGTGCTGCATCCCAATGTTACTATTCGCGACGGCTGCACCATCGGCAACCGGGTCATCATCCACGGTGGGGCGGTAATCGGCGCCGATGGTTTCGGGTTTGCTCCGGATCGAGAGTCCTTCCATAAGATCCCGCAATTAGGTTCCGTGGTGATTGAAGACGATGTGGAGATTGGGGCTAACTGCACCATCGATCGGGGAGCCTTGGGAGATACTCGCATCTGCCGGGGAGTGAAAATTGACAATCTCGTCCAGGTAGCCCACAACGTGGTAATCGGCGAAAACTCCATCATTGTGGCGCAGGTAGGGATTTCCGGTTCCACCCAGGTTGGACGGAATGTGATGTTGGCCGGACAGGTCGGCCTGGTGGGGCACATAACTATCGGTGATGGTGTGCGCATCGGCGCCCAGTCCGGCGTGTCAAATTCAGTCCCGGCCGGTCAGACGGTTATGGGCAGTCCGGTGCTGCCGCACGGAGAATTCTTGCGCATGATCACCGTCCAGAAAAAACTGCCAGAGATGTATAATCGCATAAAAGTGTTAGAAAAGCAGGTGGCCAAGCTGAGTTTGGCCCTTGCCAAGGAGTAA
- a CDS encoding OmpH family outer membrane protein, which produces MKLKVFQLCTTLVLILSFAAAAPAADVKVAVVDMADVIFNSSEGKRAQESIKRKGEELGRDLERRRTDFGRQVEEYQKQAAVMKDDARKRKEEEFGRKEAELRQKVGSSQQEMAKLEEKELKPLYDKFKRVIEQISKEGKYSLILDKRVVIGFDPSVDITEKVKDAFGR; this is translated from the coding sequence ATGAAATTAAAAGTATTTCAGCTGTGCACCACTCTGGTTTTAATTCTTAGCTTTGCTGCTGCCGCGCCAGCGGCTGATGTCAAGGTTGCCGTCGTTGATATGGCGGATGTGATTTTTAATTCTTCCGAGGGCAAGCGGGCTCAGGAGTCTATCAAACGCAAAGGCGAAGAGCTGGGCCGAGACCTTGAACGCCGCCGTACTGATTTTGGCCGCCAGGTGGAGGAGTACCAAAAGCAGGCAGCAGTCATGAAAGATGATGCCCGTAAAAGGAAAGAAGAGGAATTTGGCCGCAAGGAAGCGGAATTACGGCAAAAAGTCGGCTCCTCGCAGCAGGAAATGGCCAAATTGGAAGAAAAGGAATTGAAACCTTTGTACGATAAATTTAAACGGGTTATCGAGCAGATTTCCAAGGAGGGGAAATATTCCTTGATTCTCGATAAACGCGTGGTCATCGGCTTTGATCCTTCTGTTGATATTACCGAAAAAGTGAAAGATGCCTTTGGTCGTTAA
- the bamA gene encoding outer membrane protein assembly factor BamA: MKRLSLTLILCLFWITPSAAQEITLKRLAVFPFTILSKEPLPGVSEKVQQTIQEQMEKDGFGMVPIGEVEREIALRKAPLTPELATEIGKKLNVDAIIAGSLVKIGPTVALEAQAVDLTGKLAPINLKFEGVGLASASQLARKLAQEAGLKIMGQERIAKIEFKGNRRIENDAILATIQSRSGDLTSTIKLREDLKAVYAMGYFSDVKVDVTDTPQGRVVTFLLEEKPSIDQILVRGNKKIKTKKILETMDIKQYSIASDATIRDNINKVKALYREKGYYEAEINYNLEPETPTEVNLVLDISEGAKLYVRQINFTGNAAFKDKELKEVMELKEKTLLSFITGSGIVKKDVLERDAEKISAFYFNHGYIKARVGEPEIEVRSKGIYITIPIDEGPQYKVGKIDFQGDLIEPADSLLGKVKILKEKVYSREVIQQDLTTLADLYADQGYAMADISPVLKENDQDLTVDITFDIRQGEKVYFERIEIAGNVKTRDKVIRRELRVYEQELFSATNIKKSTQNLRRLEFFEDVNFSTSPGSAPDKMNLKITVKERPTGQFGVGGGYSSQDRVVGMVEISQSNLFGRGQQLRLQGVLGAITRRYRLNFSEPYLFDKPLSFGFDAYNWEREFYEYTRDSRGGDIRLGHPLRWEYTRLLWMYRFENVNLTDMVANASPVLLEAAKIHNTSSTSLTIRRDSRDAIFTPTRGSDNSFTAELAGLGGDAAFTRFVADSGWYYPLFWGTVGVIHGRLGYVLKNSWGALPAYEKFYLGGIDSIRGFKYAEISPRDPVTNDRIGGDKFQFFNFEFRYPLYKKVGLTGLVFVDTGNVYGSGESYLSSMRTSVGTGIRWYSPMGPLRVEWGYNLNPKPWERRSNWEFSVGGNF; this comes from the coding sequence GTGAAAAGACTATCTCTGACCCTAATCTTATGTCTGTTCTGGATTACGCCCTCGGCTGCTCAAGAGATCACCTTAAAACGCTTGGCGGTCTTTCCCTTTACTATCTTGAGCAAAGAGCCGCTGCCCGGCGTCAGTGAAAAAGTTCAGCAGACCATTCAGGAGCAGATGGAAAAAGATGGTTTTGGGATGGTTCCGATCGGAGAGGTAGAACGAGAGATTGCTCTCCGAAAAGCTCCCCTGACTCCTGAACTAGCGACGGAAATCGGTAAGAAACTGAACGTTGATGCCATCATCGCCGGTTCATTGGTCAAAATCGGACCCACGGTGGCACTGGAGGCACAGGCAGTCGATCTTACTGGGAAACTAGCCCCGATCAATCTGAAGTTTGAAGGGGTCGGTCTGGCCTCGGCATCTCAACTTGCCCGGAAGTTGGCTCAAGAAGCCGGCCTGAAAATTATGGGTCAGGAAAGAATCGCCAAGATCGAATTTAAAGGCAACCGACGTATTGAGAATGATGCCATTCTGGCCACTATCCAATCCCGGTCGGGAGATTTGACCTCTACTATTAAGCTGCGTGAGGATTTAAAAGCTGTCTATGCCATGGGATACTTCTCTGATGTCAAAGTTGACGTCACCGACACCCCACAAGGACGGGTGGTCACCTTTCTGCTGGAGGAAAAACCGTCCATTGACCAGATCTTGGTTCGGGGCAATAAGAAAATAAAGACCAAAAAAATCCTGGAGACCATGGACATTAAGCAGTACTCCATCGCCTCCGACGCCACTATCCGGGACAATATCAACAAGGTTAAGGCCCTCTATCGTGAGAAAGGCTATTATGAAGCCGAAATTAATTATAACTTAGAGCCAGAGACGCCTACTGAAGTAAATTTAGTCTTAGATATTAGTGAAGGTGCAAAACTCTACGTCCGACAGATCAATTTTACCGGCAATGCCGCCTTCAAAGATAAAGAGCTGAAAGAGGTAATGGAGCTCAAGGAAAAGACCCTATTGAGTTTCATTACGGGTTCGGGAATAGTCAAGAAGGATGTCCTGGAGCGGGATGCCGAGAAAATCTCCGCTTTTTATTTTAATCACGGTTATATCAAGGCCCGGGTGGGCGAACCGGAGATCGAGGTCAGATCAAAGGGCATCTATATTACAATCCCTATAGATGAAGGTCCTCAATACAAAGTTGGCAAGATTGATTTTCAGGGGGATTTAATCGAACCGGCCGATAGTCTGCTTGGAAAAGTGAAGATACTGAAAGAAAAGGTTTACAGCCGGGAAGTGATTCAGCAGGACCTTACCACCCTGGCGGATCTCTATGCCGATCAGGGTTACGCCATGGCGGATATTTCGCCGGTATTAAAGGAGAATGATCAGGACCTGACGGTGGATATCACTTTTGATATCCGCCAGGGGGAGAAAGTCTATTTTGAGCGGATCGAGATCGCCGGCAATGTCAAGACGCGGGACAAGGTCATCCGTCGGGAATTGCGGGTTTATGAACAAGAATTGTTCTCTGCCACCAACATCAAAAAAAGCACGCAGAATCTAAGGCGTCTGGAGTTTTTCGAAGACGTCAATTTTAGCACTAGTCCGGGGAGTGCGCCTGATAAGATGAATCTTAAAATCACCGTGAAGGAGCGTCCTACCGGGCAGTTCGGCGTCGGCGGTGGTTACAGCAGTCAAGATCGGGTTGTCGGCATGGTGGAGATTTCGCAGTCAAACCTTTTTGGCCGAGGGCAGCAGTTGCGTCTTCAGGGCGTCTTGGGTGCTATCACCCGCCGCTATCGACTCAACTTCAGCGAACCTTATCTTTTTGACAAACCCCTCAGCTTCGGCTTCGACGCCTACAATTGGGAGCGGGAATTTTATGAGTATACTCGGGATAGCCGCGGGGGGGATATCAGGCTGGGTCATCCCTTGCGGTGGGAATATACCCGTCTGTTGTGGATGTATCGATTTGAAAATGTCAATTTAACCGACATGGTGGCAAACGCCTCGCCGGTGTTGCTGGAAGCCGCTAAAATTCATAATACCAGCTCTACTTCGCTGACTATCCGCCGTGACTCTCGGGACGCCATTTTTACCCCCACTCGTGGGTCCGACAATAGTTTTACCGCTGAATTGGCCGGGTTGGGCGGCGACGCCGCCTTCACGCGTTTTGTGGCGGATTCCGGGTGGTATTATCCTTTATTTTGGGGGACTGTGGGTGTTATCCACGGTCGATTGGGATATGTTCTGAAAAACAGTTGGGGTGCCTTGCCAGCCTATGAAAAATTTTACCTGGGCGGTATTGATTCGATTCGCGGTTTCAAATACGCTGAAATCAGTCCCCGCGATCCTGTAACCAATGACCGCATCGGCGGTGACAAATTCCAATTTTTCAACTTCGAATTCCGCTACCCCTTATACAAAAAAGTCGGCCTGACCGGATTGGTGTTTGTCGATACCGGCAACGTCTACGGTTCCGGCGAATCGTATCTGAGTAGCATGCGAACTAGCGTCGGTACGGGTATCCGCTGGTATTCGCCTATGGGACCGCTACGCGTCGAGTGGGGTTATAACCTCAACCCCAAACCCTGGGAGCGGCGCAGCAACTGGGAATTCTCAGTGGGTGGCAACTTCTGA
- a CDS encoding ABC transporter ATP-binding protein, giving the protein MITTPGLRLGSQIRLENLIKTFTSNGNRVEVLKGVDLEIMPGDSLAIVGASGVGKSTLLHIIGALERPTAGRLLWGEEEIFTFNDEQLAAFRNRKIGFVFQFHHLLPEFNALENVMLPGLIARLAKSEAQDRAEAILQQVGLQERLRHRIGALSGGEQQRVAVARALVMNPDVLLADEPTGNLDPRIGRQIHELLIGLNREKRLTTVVVTHNLELAELLGNQITIREGKVVRLSQDHN; this is encoded by the coding sequence ATGATAACAACACCCGGTCTACGCCTCGGGTCTCAGATACGTTTAGAAAATCTCATCAAGACGTTTACTTCCAACGGCAATCGGGTCGAGGTGCTCAAAGGCGTTGATCTGGAGATTATGCCGGGGGACAGTCTGGCCATTGTGGGCGCCTCGGGTGTGGGCAAGTCGACGCTGTTGCACATCATCGGTGCGTTGGAGCGTCCTACTGCGGGGAGGCTATTGTGGGGCGAGGAAGAGATCTTCACCTTTAATGACGAGCAGCTGGCCGCCTTCCGCAATCGCAAGATAGGGTTTGTCTTTCAGTTTCATCATCTCCTGCCCGAATTCAATGCCCTGGAAAATGTCATGCTGCCTGGTTTAATTGCCAGGCTTGCCAAGTCCGAAGCCCAAGACCGGGCTGAGGCCATATTGCAGCAGGTGGGACTTCAAGAAAGGTTGCGGCACCGTATCGGTGCCCTGTCAGGAGGGGAACAACAACGGGTGGCAGTGGCTCGAGCCTTGGTCATGAATCCGGATGTCCTATTGGCTGATGAACCTACTGGAAATCTGGACCCCCGCATCGGCAGGCAGATTCACGAACTGTTGATCGGTTTGAATCGGGAAAAAAGGTTGACAACCGTAGTAGTCACCCATAATCTGGAACTGGCGGAACTTCTCGGCAACCAGATCACCATCAGAGAAGGCAAGGTGGTGCGGCTTTCCCAAGATCACAATTGA